From Paenibacillus graminis, a single genomic window includes:
- a CDS encoding potassium/proton antiporter yields the protein MTHLADNIILLLAVLLLVGVLSTKFSTRFGMPALVLFIAAGMVLSRFVYFNNASLTQVAGIFALIVILFEGGMQTSIKDIRPIMAPALSLATVGVLLTTAIVGVFARFVLDVPWAESLLFGAIVGSTDAAAVFSVLGGKNIDKRLTSTLEAESGSNDPMAVFLTVSLIEWIQHPDTAIWSLLLSFVWEMGIGLVMGIAVGKLAVYLINRINLDSTGLYPVMAIGFAVLTYGLAAMVHSSGLLAVYVIGLTLGNSELMYHRTIMNFNHGFAWMMQIAMFTLLGLLVFPYELADIAWQGLLLSVILMLIARPVGVFLSLLFARFSIREKTLISWAGLRGAVPIVLATYPLLAGLPQGRLFFNVVFFVVLTSAVIQGTTISPLASRLRLVGKDDAQPSLMELVALGKTDSEFNHIAIDKHMPIAGMQIAQIGLPEDILFTAIIRNKGIVTPHGSTVIEPGDTVYVLSPKSKRDEMRAIFRSGKGKAAESSIPTM from the coding sequence ATGACTCATCTTGCGGACAATATTATTTTATTGCTGGCAGTGCTGCTGCTGGTCGGTGTGCTCTCTACCAAATTCTCCACGCGCTTTGGCATGCCTGCACTGGTGCTGTTCATCGCCGCGGGAATGGTGCTTAGCCGCTTTGTGTATTTCAACAATGCCTCGTTGACGCAGGTTGCCGGTATTTTTGCGCTGATTGTCATTTTGTTTGAGGGCGGCATGCAGACCAGTATCAAGGACATCCGGCCGATCATGGCCCCTGCACTTTCTTTGGCGACAGTGGGTGTGCTGCTGACAACAGCGATTGTAGGAGTTTTCGCAAGGTTTGTGCTGGATGTGCCATGGGCGGAAAGTCTGTTGTTCGGAGCCATTGTGGGTTCTACTGATGCGGCAGCGGTGTTCTCTGTCCTTGGCGGCAAAAATATTGACAAACGCCTGACGTCTACGCTTGAGGCGGAGTCAGGCAGCAATGACCCCATGGCAGTGTTCCTGACCGTATCGCTGATTGAATGGATTCAGCATCCCGATACCGCCATCTGGAGCCTTCTGCTGTCCTTTGTATGGGAGATGGGGATAGGGCTGGTGATGGGAATAGCGGTTGGTAAGCTTGCCGTCTACCTGATCAACCGGATTAACCTCGATTCCACCGGGCTCTATCCGGTCATGGCAATTGGGTTCGCCGTGCTGACCTATGGACTTGCAGCCATGGTCCACAGCAGCGGCCTGCTGGCGGTATATGTCATAGGCCTGACTTTGGGGAATTCCGAGCTTATGTATCACCGGACGATCATGAATTTTAATCACGGCTTCGCATGGATGATGCAGATTGCTATGTTCACCTTGCTGGGGCTGCTTGTGTTTCCGTATGAACTGGCGGACATTGCCTGGCAGGGCCTCCTGCTGTCCGTTATTCTCATGCTGATTGCAAGGCCGGTAGGAGTGTTCCTGAGCCTGCTGTTTGCCAGATTCTCAATCCGGGAGAAAACGTTGATCTCCTGGGCCGGCCTTCGCGGCGCGGTACCGATTGTACTGGCAACTTATCCGCTGCTGGCGGGTCTTCCGCAGGGACGTCTATTCTTTAATGTTGTATTTTTTGTGGTATTGACCTCGGCGGTCATTCAGGGGACCACCATTTCTCCACTGGCCTCCAGATTAAGACTCGTTGGGAAGGACGATGCCCAGCCTTCGCTTATGGAGCTGGTGGCACTCGGCAAAACGGATTCGGAATTCAATCATATTGCCATTGACAAGCATATGCCTATAGCTGGTATGCAAATCGCGCAGATAGGGCTCCCCGAGGATATACTCTTCACCGCCATCATCCGCAATAAAGGCATTGTGACCCCACATGGGAGCACGGTCATTGAGCCGGGAGACACGGTATATGTGCTGAGTCCGAAATCAAAGCGTGATGAGATGAGGGCGATCTTCCGCAGCGGTAAAGGGAAGGCGGCAGAATCCAGCATACCAACAATGTAA
- a CDS encoding M50 family metallopeptidase: MNKWLKTLLFLAGSALLTRLIPFSSLFRNLDTMFHEFGHALVTLLLSGSVLRIELYADHSGVTYSAIEAGGKAVLVSLAGYTLASLFSLLLFYLYNRGRYRWGLLLASGVALVMLVLYVRGGFGMLWLGGFILLNLVMLFVWPKAGKYYYLFLAFLTLEESVVGSLYLVSAAAFTPGRAGDAANLARLTPLPAIVWALLFFVFSLLCAKWALGFFFKEERSRHSPASY; this comes from the coding sequence ATGAATAAATGGCTCAAAACCCTGCTGTTTCTTGCAGGTTCCGCTTTACTGACCCGGCTGATTCCTTTTTCCTCTCTGTTCCGCAATCTGGATACCATGTTCCATGAATTTGGCCATGCCCTGGTCACGCTGCTGCTCTCGGGAAGTGTGCTGCGCATTGAATTGTATGCAGATCATAGCGGAGTAACCTACTCGGCTATAGAAGCTGGCGGGAAAGCGGTTCTGGTATCACTGGCGGGCTATACGCTGGCGTCATTATTCTCACTTCTGCTGTTTTATTTGTATAACAGAGGGCGGTATAGATGGGGGCTGCTGCTGGCATCCGGTGTGGCGCTGGTGATGCTTGTCCTGTATGTGCGGGGCGGATTCGGAATGCTCTGGCTGGGCGGGTTCATCCTGCTGAATCTGGTGATGCTGTTCGTCTGGCCAAAGGCCGGCAAATATTATTATTTATTCCTGGCCTTTCTGACCCTGGAGGAATCTGTCGTGGGTTCACTGTATCTAGTTTCGGCTGCAGCGTTTACCCCAGGACGTGCAGGAGATGCGGCTAATCTGGCACGGCTTACACCGCTGCCTGCGATTGTCTGGGCGCTTCTGTTTTTTGTATTCTCGCTGTTGTGTGCAAAATGGGCGCTGGGATTTTTTTTCAAGGAGGAGCGGAGCAGACACAGTCCTGCAAGCTACTAA
- a CDS encoding Dps family protein — MSTQIKSHTELYAALNRQTANWTLLGVKLHHYHWYVSGPQFFTLHARFEELYTEAATYVDDLAERLLAIGGQPASTMTQYLALSELKEAAGGETAQEMVAQLIKDFAVVAEELKSTISAAEELSDQPTADLLTGIRNSVEKSAWMLNAFLA; from the coding sequence ATGAGTACACAAATCAAAAGTCATACTGAACTGTATGCTGCCTTAAACCGCCAGACCGCAAATTGGACACTGCTGGGAGTGAAGCTGCATCATTACCACTGGTATGTGAGTGGACCGCAATTCTTCACCCTGCATGCCAGATTTGAAGAGCTGTATACGGAAGCTGCCACATATGTGGATGATCTGGCAGAGCGCCTGCTGGCTATCGGGGGTCAACCGGCTTCAACGATGACACAATATCTGGCTCTCTCCGAGCTTAAAGAAGCGGCTGGAGGAGAAACGGCACAGGAAATGGTAGCCCAGCTGATTAAGGATTTTGCTGTTGTGGCCGAAGAACTGAAGAGCACGATCTCAGCTGCGGAAGAACTGAGTGATCAGCCTACTGCCGACCTGCTGACTGGAATTAGAAACAGCGTGGAGAAATCCGCCTGGATGCTGAATGCATTCTTGGCTTAA
- a CDS encoding helix-turn-helix transcriptional regulator produces MTDRLIRLMRIITLVQAKPGILARELAERCGNSERTIYRDMDALSAMHIPIIHLGHGKGYAFIGNFALYPLDWSEEESAAFSQLRDIMDDIKNTLPPSFESAYEKVMAAAYKQKAEREETMETAKREAGQLWMERSGYQDEPPPFLTEVLNAIMKQNSILADYSENAYAERNIQIDPYCLVPLENRYHLIGFCHRFGIIRTFHLHGFSNVKPTNLWFSKEQFDLQAFMEQKWSLDRDSLQVEFKIRFSERVLDRIKYEDMFVKPNKVDLHTRCLHFKVAIEQDIGFVRWILNFEEEAEIMEPLYYREMLRNQLEKWLSLYK; encoded by the coding sequence ATGACAGACCGATTAATCCGGCTAATGCGCATTATTACGCTAGTGCAAGCCAAACCGGGAATTTTAGCCCGCGAACTGGCGGAACGCTGCGGCAACAGCGAGAGAACGATATACCGGGATATGGATGCGCTCAGCGCCATGCACATCCCTATCATCCATTTGGGACATGGGAAAGGATACGCTTTTATCGGTAATTTTGCATTATATCCTCTGGATTGGTCGGAAGAAGAATCGGCCGCATTTTCACAGCTGCGGGACATTATGGATGACATCAAAAACACACTGCCTCCCAGCTTTGAGAGCGCCTATGAGAAGGTAATGGCCGCAGCCTACAAGCAGAAGGCGGAAAGGGAAGAAACGATGGAGACTGCCAAAAGAGAAGCTGGACAGCTATGGATGGAAAGAAGCGGGTACCAGGATGAACCGCCGCCCTTTTTAACCGAGGTATTGAACGCCATCATGAAGCAAAACAGCATTCTGGCCGACTATAGCGAGAATGCCTATGCTGAAAGAAACATTCAGATTGATCCATACTGCCTTGTTCCCTTGGAAAATCGTTATCATTTAATCGGTTTTTGTCATCGTTTCGGGATTATCCGGACTTTTCATCTTCATGGGTTCTCGAATGTGAAGCCGACGAATCTTTGGTTTTCCAAAGAGCAGTTTGATTTGCAGGCCTTTATGGAGCAGAAGTGGTCACTGGACCGGGATAGTCTGCAGGTAGAGTTCAAAATCAGGTTTTCGGAACGGGTGCTGGACCGGATCAAATACGAGGATATGTTTGTGAAACCCAACAAGGTGGACCTCCACACCAGGTGCCTGCATTTTAAAGTGGCAATAGAACAGGACATCGGCTTTGTCCGCTGGATTCTGAATTTTGAAGAAGAGGCCGAAATTATGGAGCCGTTATATTACCGGGAGATGCTGAGAAATCAGTTGGAGAAATGGCTGTCGCTATATAAATAG
- a CDS encoding PA14 domain-containing protein → MTTYRKSRLVSIMLTIALFLTAVPLGLGGAPSKAAAASDSPAPVNPNASTAAVKLLDELNAISGKGIITGQHDYLESPDEFSNKLKGTSGKYAALHGYELGLISGQSESTGAAQRRNVVYSAINWYKNGGIVAMTFHEQLPGTSYQWANVQKTLSQADFNKYVTPGTAQYNSLIADLDKVAVSLKTLRDAGVPVLWRPYHEMNGNWFWWGKKNNFAELWNIMYDRFVNVHQLNNLLWVWNPNAPNASSDPYELTYPGADKVDVLAADIYNNDYMNKYHDSLLSLADGKPIAIGENGEMPSTAKLQLSQRQWVYMMNWGKMLYENNSTTTIKNFMNDDYTVTLDQYKAGLDVPAAPPTPAATPTPVPTATPTPVPTATPTQVPTATPTPVPTATPTPVPTVKPTATPVLSPDNGTVVSPALNGLQGEYFKNMTLSGTPVLVRNDAVVNFNWRQAAPDSSLGVDSFSIRWTGLIKPSYSETYTISTTSDDGIRVWIDGTAVISSWTKQSGTERTGNITLKAGQLYDIKVEYYENAGDANIRLMWQSPSQTKATVPTSALYVNTSAASSSKTLLAVAPTLAPTPAATPAATPAATPVPTPAATLAPTPAATPAATPAPTPAVTLAPTPAVTLAPTPAVTLAPTPAATPAPTPAATPAPTPEPASAPAPEPPSAPAAAPADNGLQAEYFSNMQLSGTPAVVRTDAVLDFNWRLGSPDAAIGTDFFSVRWSGKIKPLYSETYQIYTTSDDGVRVWVNDTLVIDSWMKQSGTERTGSISLQAGQLYDIKVEYYENQGDAKARLMWESPSQVKETVPASALFLPSAS, encoded by the coding sequence TTGACAACTTACCGTAAGTCGCGTCTGGTGTCCATCATGTTAACTATTGCCCTGTTTCTGACTGCAGTGCCGCTTGGCCTGGGGGGCGCGCCATCGAAGGCAGCTGCTGCCTCGGATTCTCCAGCTCCGGTTAATCCCAATGCTTCAACTGCTGCCGTCAAGCTGCTTGACGAATTAAACGCTATTTCAGGAAAAGGCATTATCACTGGCCAGCATGACTATCTGGAGAGCCCAGATGAATTCAGCAACAAACTGAAGGGGACGAGCGGAAAGTACGCGGCCCTTCACGGCTACGAGCTTGGCTTAATCAGCGGCCAGTCGGAAAGCACTGGAGCAGCGCAGCGCAGAAATGTAGTGTACAGCGCAATCAACTGGTACAAAAATGGCGGTATCGTCGCTATGACCTTCCATGAGCAGCTGCCCGGCACTTCGTATCAATGGGCGAATGTGCAGAAGACGCTTAGCCAAGCGGACTTCAATAAGTATGTAACACCGGGAACGGCTCAATACAACAGCCTGATCGCCGATCTGGACAAAGTGGCCGTTTCGCTTAAGACCTTGCGGGACGCTGGCGTCCCGGTCCTATGGAGACCTTACCATGAAATGAACGGCAACTGGTTCTGGTGGGGCAAGAAAAATAATTTTGCGGAACTTTGGAATATTATGTATGACCGTTTCGTAAACGTTCATCAATTAAACAACCTGCTGTGGGTGTGGAACCCCAATGCTCCAAATGCCTCATCCGATCCTTATGAACTAACCTATCCGGGGGCGGATAAGGTAGACGTTCTCGCAGCAGATATATATAACAATGATTATATGAACAAATATCATGACAGCCTGCTGAGCCTCGCGGACGGCAAACCCATTGCCATTGGTGAAAATGGCGAAATGCCAAGCACAGCCAAGCTGCAGCTCTCCCAGAGACAATGGGTCTATATGATGAACTGGGGAAAAATGCTCTATGAGAACAACAGCACCACCACCATCAAAAACTTTATGAATGACGACTACACGGTAACACTGGATCAATACAAAGCTGGGCTGGATGTACCTGCGGCTCCACCTACTCCGGCGGCTACGCCAACCCCAGTGCCGACGGCTACACCGACACCGGTGCCAACGGCCACGCCAACACAGGTACCAACGGCCACGCCAACACCGGTACCAACGGCCACGCCGACACCGGTACCAACGGTTAAGCCTACGGCCACACCGGTACTATCTCCAGATAATGGTACGGTGGTTTCTCCCGCTCTAAATGGTCTTCAGGGAGAATATTTCAAGAATATGACGCTTTCGGGTACACCTGTACTCGTGCGTAACGACGCAGTAGTCAATTTTAACTGGCGGCAGGCTGCACCGGATAGCTCGCTTGGGGTGGATTCGTTCTCGATCCGCTGGACCGGGCTGATCAAACCGTCTTACAGCGAGACTTACACGATTTCCACGACTTCAGACGATGGTATCCGTGTCTGGATTGACGGTACAGCCGTGATCAGCAGCTGGACCAAGCAGAGCGGAACCGAACGTACCGGGAATATCACCTTGAAGGCAGGCCAGCTCTACGATATCAAAGTCGAGTATTACGAAAATGCAGGCGATGCCAACATTCGTCTAATGTGGCAAAGCCCTAGCCAGACCAAAGCTACCGTTCCAACCAGCGCTTTGTACGTCAATACCTCAGCAGCCAGCTCAAGCAAAACATTGCTGGCCGTAGCGCCGACCCTAGCGCCAACGCCGGCAGCGACACCGGCAGCAACGCCGGCAGCAACTCCGGTGCCAACGCCGGCGGCGACCCTGGCGCCGACACCGGCAGCAACGCCAGCAGCGACCCCGGCGCCAACGCCGGCAGTGACCCTGGCGCCGACACCGGCAGTGACCCTGGCGCCGACACCGGCAGTGACCCTGGCGCCGACACCGGCAGCAACTCCGGCGCCAACGCCGGCGGCAACTCCGGCGCCAACGCCGGAACCTGCATCGGCACCGGCTCCGGAACCGCCGTCGGCTCCAGCAGCAGCGCCTGCCGATAACGGACTGCAGGCGGAATATTTCAGCAATATGCAGCTGTCCGGTACTCCGGCAGTTGTACGCACCGATGCTGTGCTTGATTTCAACTGGCGGTTGGGTTCGCCGGATGCTGCAATCGGTACCGATTTCTTCTCGGTACGGTGGAGCGGCAAGATCAAACCGCTATATAGTGAAACCTATCAGATCTATACAACATCAGATGATGGTGTCCGCGTTTGGGTCAATGATACTCTTGTGATTGACAGCTGGATGAAGCAGAGCGGAACCGAACGCACAGGAAGCATAAGCCTGCAAGCCGGGCAATTGTATGATATCAAAGTGGAGTATTACGAGAACCAAGGGGATGCAAAAGCGCGGCTGATGTGGGAAAGTCCAAGCCAAGTCAAAGAGACGGTTCCTGCCAGCGCCCTTTTCCTTCCTTCCGCTTCCTAA
- a CDS encoding AIM24 family protein, giving the protein MNVDVQDEGDSGSGQAVAFTVEENEEIHVLHPQQIIAYQGPSSGRADRLMDVKGMYRKRKLIRSDMTGPCRFVAALPPGYRVKTFQLDGKSDLLYDFRHLFFYSKGVTMETRVLSMKNMLVTRDIIKVKFSGPGSIGILTEGTVCEAELHPFDPLYVDAGSIIAYPENAKLELTVYGNHLASQHMSYHWKMTGHGPVMFQAGRQSRRFERDNNEDGVIKRFLREVLPFGGVFIK; this is encoded by the coding sequence ATGAACGTCGATGTCCAGGATGAAGGCGACAGCGGCAGCGGACAAGCCGTGGCCTTCACAGTTGAAGAAAACGAGGAAATTCATGTGCTGCATCCGCAGCAGATTATCGCTTATCAAGGCCCTTCTTCAGGCCGCGCCGACCGGCTGATGGATGTCAAGGGTATGTACCGCAAACGCAAGCTGATCCGCTCGGATATGACCGGGCCTTGCCGCTTCGTTGCCGCCCTGCCTCCCGGCTACAGGGTTAAAACCTTCCAGCTGGACGGAAAAAGCGATCTGCTCTATGATTTCCGGCATCTGTTCTTCTACAGCAAAGGAGTGACTATGGAGACAAGGGTGCTGAGCATGAAGAATATGCTTGTCACCCGCGATATCATCAAGGTTAAGTTCTCCGGTCCGGGCAGTATCGGCATATTGACCGAGGGGACGGTATGCGAAGCCGAGCTGCATCCGTTTGATCCACTATATGTGGATGCCGGCAGTATTATCGCTTATCCCGAAAACGCCAAGCTTGAGCTCACCGTCTACGGCAATCACTTGGCCAGCCAGCATATGAGCTATCACTGGAAGATGACCGGCCACGGACCGGTGATGTTTCAGGCTGGACGCCAGAGCCGCCGCTTCGAACGCGACAATAATGAGGACGGGGTTATCAAGCGTTTTCTGCGTGAGGTCCTGCCCTTTGGGGGAGTCTTCATTAAGTAG
- a CDS encoding discoidin domain-containing protein: MSELSAANDAGPELPEGTTLWQFGQHDGSDAEFAETGASDGDEMINVASTALKASALQSIPSGLRGDTNPELRIKYKLDKIPENGVLFRVSILDAYKSVPQMSVFSNRQLSGIIQIAGIAGTDSKYNFRKTYELYIPKEQLVAGINELKLRTARGIYSSDMEDKYNWWTWDNLSLEALKTPIKEPIHGSYTLTGTMVNNKQFYFDEGAVTHLPYIMKWLGVAYSGNIMRTSCASDVGRSCSNMEEYYKVLKGYNMQAVALYLYTGDIKLNEDGSLPETAEKKLTDYFEKYSPYFQYYEVDNEPGLFNRSKAVNLAIADWLNKKGKTIAPHLQTVAPGWAYWPDYSDDSCGNQKGTVRQCGDPDGWERDPKQRDELEEVTDLTNGHSYGESYIFSNGGSFTENLKTFGGAADGLGKKMLTTEFGTSDSHVDAYQYGASERTAAVFDRIMRAHIGYADMFVQHAAFFKNFSLFKYGFNLEDHDPVKTEIYYTKKGEDSRVSIMRRLDLAYATHGAPLSYEITNKDALADKLVYVRAVDTSTLEPLAGTGATSNKVLVNFVNFEETPQTVTVKVKMPKKTVYEGERFGNGDTYEEARSYVTGRSAAPTLEFNETLAPGEAVQYILEPSSEVADVAPQGLKAAAVKGPSVKLNWLEAPGASYEVLRADSSGSELKVIATGIKQTEYTDGKLQEGTLYTYAVRTAGSSVMSEKTQITATGLVPLDRSEWKVSSNVNTQASSPANAIDGDRQTRWDTGKHQASGEYIQIDLAGVHSVEAVDLDYTLSSYDYPRGYELYISDDAKSWNKIASGKGKLEKTKIGFPAVKTRYLRIVQTGSGGNYWSIHEMQVYSRE, encoded by the coding sequence ATGTCTGAACTGTCCGCCGCCAATGATGCGGGACCAGAGCTGCCGGAGGGCACGACCCTCTGGCAGTTCGGACAGCATGACGGGTCGGATGCGGAATTTGCAGAGACCGGCGCCTCTGATGGGGACGAGATGATTAATGTTGCTTCTACGGCTTTGAAAGCCTCTGCACTCCAGTCCATTCCTTCTGGGCTCAGAGGCGATACCAACCCTGAACTGCGGATTAAGTACAAATTGGATAAGATCCCGGAGAACGGGGTCTTATTTCGCGTAAGCATCCTCGATGCCTACAAATCCGTTCCGCAGATGAGCGTCTTTTCCAACCGCCAGCTATCGGGGATTATTCAGATTGCCGGTATCGCCGGAACGGACAGCAAATATAATTTTCGTAAAACCTATGAGCTGTATATTCCCAAAGAACAGCTGGTTGCCGGTATTAATGAACTGAAGCTCCGGACCGCACGCGGAATATATTCCTCAGATATGGAGGATAAATACAACTGGTGGACCTGGGATAACCTTAGTCTGGAGGCACTCAAGACGCCGATCAAGGAGCCGATTCACGGCAGCTATACACTGACCGGCACTATGGTCAACAATAAGCAGTTTTATTTTGACGAAGGTGCGGTTACCCATCTGCCTTATATCATGAAGTGGCTCGGTGTAGCGTACAGCGGCAATATTATGCGTACCAGCTGTGCCAGCGATGTCGGACGCTCCTGTTCGAATATGGAAGAATACTATAAGGTGCTTAAGGGTTACAATATGCAGGCTGTAGCCTTGTATCTGTATACTGGCGATATCAAACTTAATGAAGACGGCTCACTGCCGGAAACAGCAGAGAAGAAGCTGACGGATTATTTCGAGAAGTACAGCCCGTACTTCCAGTATTATGAAGTGGACAATGAGCCGGGGCTGTTTAACCGCTCCAAGGCGGTCAACCTGGCAATTGCCGACTGGCTGAACAAGAAGGGCAAAACAATCGCCCCCCATTTGCAGACCGTGGCTCCAGGCTGGGCCTATTGGCCGGATTACAGCGATGATTCCTGCGGCAATCAGAAGGGGACCGTGCGCCAGTGCGGCGACCCGGACGGCTGGGAACGTGATCCGAAGCAGCGGGACGAGCTGGAGGAAGTAACCGACCTGACCAATGGCCATTCCTATGGCGAATCTTATATATTCAGCAACGGAGGCAGCTTTACCGAGAATCTGAAAACCTTCGGCGGAGCTGCAGACGGGCTAGGCAAAAAAATGCTGACGACTGAATTCGGGACCTCCGACTCTCATGTGGATGCTTACCAATATGGAGCCTCCGAACGGACGGCGGCGGTGTTCGACCGGATTATGCGTGCGCATATCGGCTATGCGGATATGTTTGTCCAGCATGCCGCTTTTTTCAAAAACTTCAGCCTGTTCAAGTATGGATTTAATCTGGAAGACCATGATCCGGTAAAAACGGAGATTTATTATACCAAGAAAGGCGAGGATTCGCGTGTCAGCATCATGAGGCGGCTGGATCTGGCTTACGCCACACATGGCGCTCCGTTAAGCTACGAAATCACCAATAAGGATGCTCTTGCCGACAAGCTGGTGTATGTCCGTGCGGTCGATACCTCCACTCTGGAGCCTTTGGCCGGAACTGGAGCCACCTCGAACAAGGTACTGGTAAACTTCGTCAACTTCGAGGAAACGCCGCAAACCGTCACTGTGAAAGTGAAGATGCCGAAAAAAACAGTGTATGAGGGCGAACGCTTCGGCAACGGAGATACGTATGAAGAAGCCCGCAGCTATGTTACGGGAAGAAGTGCTGCACCAACGCTGGAATTTAACGAAACACTCGCTCCCGGTGAGGCTGTACAGTATATTCTGGAGCCCTCCTCCGAGGTAGCGGATGTTGCACCCCAAGGTTTAAAAGCAGCAGCTGTCAAAGGACCGTCTGTTAAACTGAATTGGCTGGAGGCCCCCGGAGCAAGCTATGAAGTGCTCCGGGCCGACAGCTCCGGCAGTGAGCTCAAGGTAATTGCCACCGGCATCAAGCAAACAGAGTATACGGACGGCAAGCTGCAGGAGGGCACATTGTACACATATGCGGTTCGTACAGCAGGTTCAAGTGTGATGTCGGAGAAAACGCAGATCACTGCTACTGGACTGGTCCCCCTGGACCGTTCGGAGTGGAAGGTGTCGTCCAATGTGAACACTCAGGCTTCAAGTCCGGCAAATGCCATTGACGGAGACAGGCAGACACGGTGGGATACCGGCAAACATCAGGCTTCCGGGGAATATATCCAGATTGATCTGGCGGGTGTGCACTCGGTGGAAGCGGTAGATTTGGACTATACCTTGTCTTCTTATGATTATCCCCGGGGATACGAGCTATATATTTCGGATGATGCAAAAAGCTGGAACAAGATCGCCTCCGGTAAAGGAAAGCTGGAAAAGACCAAAATCGGATTCCCTGCAGTCAAAACAAGGTATCTCCGGATTGTGCAGACCGGCTCGGGAGGAAATTACTGGTCCATTCATGAAATGCAAGTCTATTCAAGAGAATAA
- a CDS encoding glycosyl hydrolase, with amino-acid sequence MNTYRKYRLFITILPIIFILSLLPWSEARSLSIERNVVIPPEAVTPVNPSASQEAADLLDYLVDLGGKGIISGQHDYLESPDEFNNKLKNATGEYAVLHGYELGAVNNQPKGTIARQRQAVVDSAIQWHEDGGIVAMTFHQNLPGTSPEWANVHMSLSQEKFDAYVTPGTAEYKSLLASLDDIAVYLGELRDAGVPVLWRPYHEMNGNWFWWGQKDNFSKLWDITYDRLVNQHKLNNLLWVWNPNAPNEWADPYSAYYPGADKVDVLAADIYNNDYKQSYYEGLLELANGKPIGIGESGELPDPAILSQTQSKWVYTMTWGKMLTENNNLQKIQSFMTNQHTVSRQDYVQSLNTKTNNSAGIIPKNGLKGQYFDNAELSGTPVLTRNDKKIDFNWHGDSPAAGVSKDSFSVRWTGKMKAVYSEEYTFTASSDDGVRVWIGDKLIIDSWKKQSGVSRVGSIKLTAGTSYNLKVEYYENRGDANIRLMWKSPSQKPGLIPQNALTLP; translated from the coding sequence TTGAACACTTACCGTAAGTACCGGCTTTTTATTACGATCCTGCCTATTATTTTTATCCTTTCTTTGCTGCCTTGGAGTGAGGCGCGCAGTCTCTCTATTGAACGGAATGTGGTGATTCCCCCGGAGGCAGTCACACCGGTGAATCCATCGGCTTCGCAGGAAGCCGCCGATCTGCTGGATTATCTGGTTGATCTCGGAGGAAAGGGCATAATCTCCGGACAGCATGACTATCTGGAGAGTCCGGACGAATTCAACAACAAGCTGAAGAATGCCACAGGGGAGTACGCAGTGCTGCATGGCTATGAGCTTGGAGCGGTTAACAACCAGCCGAAGGGGACTATTGCCCGGCAGCGCCAGGCTGTAGTGGACAGCGCGATTCAATGGCATGAGGATGGGGGCATCGTGGCGATGACGTTCCATCAGAACCTCCCCGGAACCTCTCCGGAGTGGGCCAACGTGCATATGAGCCTGAGCCAGGAGAAATTCGATGCCTATGTTACACCGGGTACGGCGGAATACAAAAGCCTGCTAGCTTCACTTGACGATATTGCCGTCTATTTGGGTGAACTGCGGGATGCAGGAGTTCCTGTGCTGTGGCGTCCGTATCACGAAATGAACGGGAACTGGTTCTGGTGGGGGCAGAAGGATAACTTTTCCAAACTCTGGGATATTACGTACGACCGGCTGGTGAACCAGCATAAATTGAATAATTTGCTGTGGGTATGGAATCCGAATGCTCCGAATGAGTGGGCAGATCCTTACAGTGCCTATTATCCTGGTGCAGATAAGGTGGATGTACTGGCGGCTGATATCTACAATAATGATTACAAACAGTCTTATTATGAAGGCCTGCTCGAATTGGCTAATGGAAAGCCTATAGGCATTGGAGAGAGCGGGGAGCTGCCGGATCCTGCTATATTGTCTCAAACCCAAAGTAAATGGGTATATACGATGACATGGGGGAAAATGCTGACCGAAAATAACAACCTCCAGAAAATCCAGAGTTTTATGACCAATCAGCATACGGTATCCAGACAGGATTACGTTCAGTCGCTTAATACCAAAACGAATAATTCAGCAGGCATCATTCCGAAGAATGGCTTGAAAGGCCAGTATTTCGACAATGCCGAACTCTCAGGAACGCCTGTGCTCACCCGCAATGACAAGAAGATTGACTTTAACTGGCATGGAGATTCTCCGGCGGCAGGTGTAAGCAAGGATTCCTTCTCAGTGCGCTGGACCGGGAAAATGAAGGCGGTCTACAGCGAGGAATATACGTTCACCGCTTCCTCGGATGATGGCGTCCGTGTATGGATCGGTGACAAGCTGATTATCGACAGCTGGAAGAAGCAAAGCGGTGTCAGCCGCGTGGGGAGTATTAAGCTCACAGCAGGAACCTCGTATAACCTGAAAGTAGAATATTACGAGAACCGCGGAGACGCAAACATCCGCTTGATGTGGAAGAGTCCGAGCCAGAAGCCTGGGCTCATCCCCCAGAACGCCCTTACCCTTCCATAA